The uncultured Roseibium sp. genome contains a region encoding:
- a CDS encoding CmpA/NrtA family ABC transporter substrate-binding protein: MTRRAALGVLVAASLTGASGAAYADMLDVEKDELKFGFIKLTDMAPLAIAYEKGYFEDEGLYVTLEPQANWKVLLDRVITGELDGAHMLAGQPLAATIGFGTKAHIVTPFSMDLNGNGITVSNEVFEMMKPHLEMGADGKPVHPIKATALKPVVDKYKSEGKAFNMGMVFPVSTHNYELRYWLASGDINPGFYSRTDISGQIKADALLSVTPPPQMPSTLEAGTIYGYCVGEPWNQQAVFKGIGVPVITDYEIWKNNPEKVFGLNKEFIEKYPNTTLAITKALIRAAKWLDENDNANRMEAVEILSRSEYVGADKEVIANSMTGTFEYEKGDKRDVPDFNVFYRYFATYPYYSDAVWYLTQMRRWGQVAEYKPDSWYDEVAKSVYRPDIYLQAAKMLVEEGLADEADFPWETDGYREPTPAADIIDGISYDGRTPNAYIDSLPIGLKGKQIVDGNQVVGG, translated from the coding sequence ATGACCCGCCGCGCCGCACTGGGGGTGCTGGTCGCCGCGAGCCTGACCGGTGCGTCGGGTGCCGCCTATGCCGACATGCTCGACGTGGAAAAGGACGAGTTGAAGTTCGGCTTCATAAAGCTGACGGACATGGCGCCGCTCGCCATTGCCTATGAGAAGGGCTACTTCGAAGATGAGGGTCTGTATGTGACCCTGGAACCACAGGCGAACTGGAAAGTCCTGCTCGACCGGGTGATCACTGGCGAACTGGACGGCGCGCATATGCTGGCCGGGCAGCCGCTGGCAGCCACCATCGGCTTCGGCACCAAGGCCCATATCGTCACACCGTTTTCCATGGACCTCAACGGCAACGGCATCACTGTTTCCAACGAGGTTTTCGAGATGATGAAGCCGCACCTGGAAATGGGCGCGGACGGCAAGCCGGTTCATCCGATCAAGGCAACCGCCCTGAAACCGGTGGTCGACAAGTACAAGTCCGAAGGCAAGGCCTTCAATATGGGCATGGTGTTCCCGGTCTCCACCCATAACTACGAGCTGCGCTACTGGCTTGCCTCCGGCGATATCAATCCCGGTTTTTATTCCAGGACCGACATTTCCGGTCAGATCAAGGCCGACGCACTGCTGTCGGTGACGCCGCCGCCGCAGATGCCGTCAACACTCGAGGCCGGCACGATTTACGGCTACTGCGTCGGGGAGCCGTGGAACCAGCAGGCAGTGTTCAAGGGCATCGGAGTTCCGGTCATAACCGACTACGAGATCTGGAAGAACAACCCGGAGAAGGTTTTCGGCCTGAACAAGGAGTTCATCGAAAAGTATCCGAACACCACGCTCGCCATCACCAAGGCCCTGATCCGTGCGGCCAAGTGGCTGGATGAAAATGACAACGCCAACCGCATGGAAGCGGTCGAGATCCTTTCGCGGTCCGAATATGTCGGTGCGGACAAGGAAGTGATCGCCAACTCCATGACCGGAACCTTCGAATACGAGAAGGGCGACAAGCGTGACGTTCCCGACTTCAACGTCTTCTATCGCTACTTCGCGACCTACCCCTACTACTCCGATGCCGTCTGGTACCTGACCCAGATGCGCCGTTGGGGCCAGGTTGCCGAATACAAGCCCGATAGCTGGTACGACGAAGTCGCCAAGTCCGTCTATCGCCCGGATATCTATCTGCAGGCCGCGAAGATGCTGGTCGAGGAAGGTCTCGCGGACGAGGCCGACTTCCCATGGGAAACCGACGGTTACCGCGAACCGACGCCGGCCGCCGACATCATCGACGGCATTTCCTACGACGGTCGCACGCCCAACGCCTACATCGACAGCCTGCCGATCGGCCTGAAAGGCAAGCAGATCGTGGACGGCAACCAGGTGGTTGGCGGCTAA
- a CDS encoding CmpA/NrtA family ABC transporter substrate-binding protein, with amino-acid sequence MSHPAAKTVIAGFIPLLDSALLVAAARCGFAEEEGIELKLVRETSWANIRDRISIGHFDVAHMLAPMPIAATLNLTSLSVPMLAPMTLGLGGNAISVSLALWKEMKGEGADGAGDPASTGEALAKVISIRRAEGKEPLRFGVVHPFSGHAYELRYWLAATGIDPDRDVEITVLPPPLMPDALLAGRIDGYCVGEPWNTISVQNGIGRIVTFKDAIWPASPEKVLGVTESWAGQNAETLQSLIRALIKAADWCANWDNAEDLAHLLAAPDYLDCAPETCIPALTGKLQLEPGLSLDLPRFLSFAGPEALCPTGADGLWFYSQMVRWGQAAYSKPDAEKVVRTFDDRLFRDALGYGGGGSGVVQAPKQLFDGVEFDPENLAKYIASFPVQTRPAAM; translated from the coding sequence ATGAGCCATCCCGCTGCAAAGACGGTGATCGCCGGCTTCATTCCCTTGCTTGACAGCGCCTTGCTGGTGGCTGCAGCCCGGTGCGGCTTTGCCGAAGAGGAAGGCATCGAACTGAAGCTGGTGCGGGAAACTTCCTGGGCCAACATCAGGGACCGGATTTCCATCGGTCACTTCGATGTGGCCCATATGCTTGCGCCCATGCCCATCGCGGCAACGCTCAATCTGACATCTTTGTCGGTTCCCATGCTGGCGCCGATGACCCTCGGGCTCGGTGGGAATGCCATTTCGGTTTCTTTGGCGCTATGGAAGGAAATGAAGGGGGAAGGTGCGGACGGCGCCGGAGACCCGGCATCCACCGGTGAAGCTCTGGCAAAGGTCATCTCAATCCGTCGGGCCGAGGGAAAAGAGCCGCTTCGGTTCGGCGTGGTGCACCCCTTTTCCGGTCATGCCTATGAATTGCGTTATTGGCTCGCCGCCACCGGTATTGATCCCGATCGGGATGTGGAAATCACCGTGTTGCCGCCGCCACTGATGCCGGACGCCTTGTTGGCCGGACGGATAGACGGATACTGCGTCGGCGAACCCTGGAACACGATTTCGGTCCAGAACGGTATAGGAAGAATTGTGACTTTCAAGGACGCGATCTGGCCTGCCAGTCCCGAAAAGGTGCTCGGGGTTACCGAGAGTTGGGCGGGTCAAAATGCGGAGACGCTGCAGTCTTTAATCCGGGCCTTGATCAAGGCGGCCGACTGGTGCGCGAATTGGGATAATGCGGAAGACCTGGCGCATCTGCTCGCTGCGCCTGATTATCTCGATTGCGCGCCCGAGACCTGCATTCCGGCATTGACCGGCAAGCTCCAACTGGAACCGGGCCTGTCACTGGACTTGCCCCGCTTTTTGTCCTTTGCCGGTCCGGAGGCCTTGTGCCCGACCGGGGCGGATGGCCTGTGGTTCTATTCGCAGATGGTTCGGTGGGGACAGGCAGCCTATTCGAAACCGGACGCGGAGAAGGTGGTCAGGACTTTCGATGACCGTCTTTTCCGGGATGCTCTCGGATACGGGGGCGGCGGCAGTGGTGTTGTACAAGCTCCGAAACAGCTCTTTGACGGTGTTGAGTTCGATCCGGAAAATCTCGCGAAATATATCGCCTCCTTCCCCGTTCAGACCCGCCCTGCAGCCATGTAG
- a CDS encoding ANTAR domain-containing protein, which yields MGDPLSILVIDDNKIRASIIEQGLREAGHDRVMLIDQMDGLVRQITDIDPDVIVIDLENPNRDQLEHIFQISRAVRRPIAMFVDKSESGSIEAAVDAGVSAYVVDGLKKERIKPILDMAISRFRAFSRLANELEEARSELADRKTIDRAKGILMKSRGISEPEAYDLLRRTAMNQSRKIIDVAQSLIIASGLLEG from the coding sequence ATGGGTGATCCGCTTTCCATTCTCGTGATTGACGACAACAAGATCCGGGCCTCGATTATCGAGCAGGGTCTGCGGGAGGCCGGGCATGACCGGGTCATGCTGATTGACCAGATGGATGGTCTCGTGCGCCAGATCACCGATATCGATCCGGATGTGATCGTCATTGACCTGGAAAACCCGAACCGGGACCAGCTTGAGCACATTTTCCAGATTTCGCGGGCCGTACGGCGTCCGATCGCCATGTTCGTCGATAAGTCGGAAAGCGGATCCATCGAGGCCGCGGTCGATGCCGGCGTGTCGGCCTATGTGGTCGATGGTCTGAAGAAAGAGCGGATCAAGCCGATTCTCGATATGGCGATCAGCCGCTTCCGGGCCTTTTCCCGGTTGGCGAATGAACTCGAGGAAGCCAGGAGCGAGTTGGCCGACCGGAAGACGATCGACCGGGCGAAGGGCATCCTCATGAAATCGAGAGGCATATCGGAACCGGAGGCCTATGATCTCCTGCGCCGAACGGCCATGAACCAGAGCCGCAAAATCATCGATGTGGCCCAAAGTCTGATTATCGCGAGCGGATTGCTCGAAGGGTAG
- a CDS encoding AMP-binding protein produces the protein MSLLDRIIWCPDDHDPVWRFPAEGLELRLSDLLARAERIAAGLTLRNVVKGDRVILLMDTGSAAVTALLAVWRLGAVAVPLRPHGADDGVPDGLVAQVARICGSRLILHTVRAPVACNAAASYVGVESLASCPEQTVAPADTGLGDVALIQFTSGSTGRPKGVRVRQDMIVTQLQQLQTNYALGDPDIRPRSVGSWLPIYHDMGLFIGMLLPLFTTADALLAPPFYFIRNPARWYNWLSQAHCDLTFSTNSVLAATLRGTRHMTPGSCNLSRLVMYLAAEKISPIVLDRLDATLGPFGLSRSNVRTGYGLAEYTLGCTSSGRGAVRRRRVRISGSSAVRPGTAQDSLEIVSVGRPNKACVLTIRDTSGCPLPDWHLGEITVSGPCQTDGYENNPAATETLLGRGYLRTGDLGFLAEGELYFYGRVDDRLNVGGCNIVPSDVELDVEELPFIGAGRALLFGVDDPDTARSRQVLLIESVADWNPAQRSERIPAIRRLTLEKYGFAPTDILLVPRGMVEKTSSGKKRTRVVRQRWVEGKLARFA, from the coding sequence ATGTCGCTTCTGGACCGTATCATTTGGTGCCCCGACGATCATGATCCCGTCTGGCGCTTCCCGGCAGAGGGGCTCGAGTTGCGGCTGTCGGACCTGCTGGCGCGCGCGGAGCGGATCGCGGCGGGCCTGACCTTGAGGAATGTGGTGAAGGGCGACCGGGTGATCCTTCTCATGGACACCGGATCGGCGGCAGTTACAGCGCTGCTCGCGGTGTGGCGGCTGGGAGCCGTCGCCGTGCCCTTGCGTCCCCATGGTGCGGACGATGGGGTGCCTGATGGCCTGGTCGCTCAGGTTGCCCGCATTTGCGGTTCGCGGTTGATCCTGCACACGGTTCGCGCCCCTGTCGCTTGCAACGCGGCAGCATCCTATGTCGGCGTCGAGTCGCTGGCATCCTGTCCTGAACAGACTGTCGCGCCGGCCGACACCGGCCTGGGGGACGTCGCGCTGATCCAGTTTACCTCCGGCAGTACCGGCCGGCCCAAGGGCGTGCGTGTCAGGCAAGACATGATCGTAACACAATTGCAGCAGTTGCAGACGAACTACGCGTTGGGGGATCCAGATATCCGGCCCCGGTCCGTCGGGTCGTGGCTGCCGATCTATCATGACATGGGCCTTTTTATCGGCATGCTGTTGCCGCTGTTTACGACTGCGGACGCACTTCTCGCGCCGCCTTTCTACTTCATTCGCAACCCGGCGCGCTGGTACAACTGGCTGTCGCAAGCCCACTGCGACTTGACCTTCTCCACAAATTCGGTGCTGGCGGCCACCTTGAGAGGGACCCGGCACATGACACCCGGGAGCTGTAACCTGTCACGGCTCGTGATGTATCTGGCGGCGGAAAAGATCAGCCCCATCGTGCTGGACCGACTGGATGCGACCCTGGGTCCCTTTGGCCTTTCCCGTTCGAATGTCCGTACGGGGTACGGTTTGGCGGAATACACGCTCGGCTGCACGAGTAGCGGCCGGGGCGCAGTGCGCCGCCGGCGGGTTCGTATCTCCGGATCGAGTGCCGTTCGCCCCGGCACCGCACAGGACAGCCTGGAAATCGTATCGGTAGGGCGCCCGAACAAGGCCTGTGTCCTGACAATCCGCGACACCTCCGGATGCCCCTTACCAGATTGGCATCTGGGTGAAATCACAGTCTCAGGGCCTTGTCAGACAGACGGTTACGAAAACAACCCGGCTGCGACAGAAACCCTCCTGGGCCGCGGATACCTGCGGACGGGCGATCTCGGCTTTCTTGCGGAGGGAGAATTGTATTTTTACGGGCGGGTGGATGACCGGTTGAACGTCGGAGGCTGTAATATTGTGCCGTCGGATGTCGAACTTGATGTCGAGGAACTACCCTTCATCGGGGCAGGGCGGGCACTCCTGTTCGGTGTCGATGATCCCGACACCGCCCGGTCACGGCAGGTCCTGCTGATTGAAAGTGTCGCGGATTGGAACCCGGCGCAGCGGAGCGAGCGCATACCAGCCATTCGGCGATTGACGTTGGAAAAATATGGATTTGCACCGACGGATATTTTGCTTGTGCCCCGAGGCATGGTGGAAAAGACGTCCAGCGGCAAGAAACGCACCCGTGTTGTCCGGCAACGTTGGGTCGAGGGAAAGCTCGCCCGGTTCGCATGA
- a CDS encoding beta-ketoacyl-[acyl-carrier-protein] synthase family protein, producing the protein MTGLDPFRPDGSNRVVVTGMGAVSGFGLGVARMWDGIVEGRSSIRPTVRSFDTLEVTRPAATVPDYDPSEHFSNVDVLTSEPFSQFGQIAAREAIAQAGLEAEHLRDAAVILGCGGGGEQSREEAARQLFGKKRPRAHPTTVPRTNHQAAVGLIAIEHQIFGPGFIVATGCAAGSHAVAQAAMMLRHGYAQFALTGGTEANVLYCSMRAFDSARTVASDTCRPFSKDRSGLALGEGAGVLVLETMDSALKRGAEIIGEIAGFGMSCDAGDTLQPTRRGPVRAVTIALRDAGLAPEDIGYVSAHGTGTPLNDVVETRAVREVFGAHADRLMMSSTKSQIGHTFGAAGGLELIATLKGLQEEVVPPTVNYLGPDPECDIDCVPNSAREIRIGAAVKQSFAFGGVNAALAVRRV; encoded by the coding sequence ATGACCGGGCTCGATCCGTTTCGACCGGATGGATCAAACCGCGTTGTGGTAACCGGCATGGGCGCGGTGTCGGGTTTCGGCCTGGGCGTTGCCAGAATGTGGGACGGAATCGTCGAGGGGCGCAGTTCCATCCGACCGACCGTCAGATCTTTCGACACCCTGGAAGTGACCCGACCCGCAGCCACCGTTCCCGACTACGATCCGTCCGAACATTTTTCCAACGTCGATGTTCTGACGTCCGAACCGTTTTCCCAATTTGGCCAGATCGCGGCACGGGAAGCCATCGCACAGGCCGGTCTCGAGGCGGAACACCTGCGCGACGCAGCCGTCATCCTGGGCTGCGGCGGCGGCGGCGAACAGTCGCGGGAAGAGGCTGCGCGCCAGCTTTTCGGAAAGAAGCGGCCCAGGGCCCATCCGACGACCGTTCCGCGCACCAACCATCAGGCCGCCGTTGGGCTGATCGCCATCGAGCACCAGATCTTTGGCCCCGGGTTCATCGTGGCCACGGGCTGCGCGGCAGGATCCCACGCCGTGGCCCAGGCCGCGATGATGCTCCGTCACGGTTACGCGCAATTTGCCCTCACCGGCGGAACCGAGGCGAATGTCCTTTACTGCTCCATGCGGGCCTTCGATTCCGCGCGGACCGTTGCCTCGGATACCTGCCGCCCGTTTTCAAAGGACCGCAGCGGGCTGGCCCTGGGCGAAGGGGCAGGGGTGCTGGTTCTGGAGACCATGGATTCGGCCCTTAAGCGCGGAGCCGAGATTATCGGCGAGATCGCCGGGTTCGGCATGTCCTGCGACGCGGGCGATACCTTACAGCCCACCCGGCGTGGTCCGGTCCGCGCCGTAACGATCGCATTACGGGATGCGGGGCTCGCACCGGAGGATATCGGTTATGTCAGCGCCCACGGCACCGGGACGCCGCTGAACGACGTGGTCGAAACCAGGGCCGTGCGGGAGGTTTTCGGCGCACATGCCGATCGCCTGATGATGTCGTCGACCAAGTCCCAAATCGGCCACACCTTCGGGGCGGCCGGAGGCCTGGAGCTGATTGCCACCCTCAAGGGTCTGCAGGAGGAAGTGGTTCCGCCGACGGTGAACTACCTGGGGCCGGATCCGGAGTGTGACATCGATTGCGTACCGAATTCCGCTCGCGAAATCCGGATCGGTGCTGCGGTGAAGCAATCCTTCGCCTTCGGTGGCGTCAACGCTGCCTTGGCGGTCCGGAGAGTGTAA
- a CDS encoding acyl carrier protein: MTAHSDTDAIWAEIRNCINKVVPTMVDVDIRPDTPFDDLGISSIEMITVVFEVEELYDVVIVDAGLDVFETGTEFVALVRRLLDKKVAA; the protein is encoded by the coding sequence ATGACAGCACACTCTGACACCGATGCCATTTGGGCCGAGATCCGCAACTGCATCAACAAGGTCGTGCCGACCATGGTCGATGTCGACATTCGGCCTGACACACCCTTTGACGACCTCGGAATTTCGTCGATCGAGATGATCACCGTCGTGTTCGAGGTCGAGGAACTCTACGACGTTGTCATTGTCGATGCGGGGCTCGACGTCTTCGAGACAGGTACTGAGTTCGTCGCGCTTGTGCGCAGGCTTCTGGACAAGAAGGTCGCGGCATGA